The window ATGGCACTTTGTTCTCGCAGCCCAGGCAAACAGTACCTTTATTCTGTcttgaaaaaattattataatggtAATATATAATCATtgtaaaacattttggaaaatgaaggaaagtaTGTGTTTGTCCATTTGgttgttataacaaaataaacacaagaaaattatttctggcattactggaggctgggaagtccaagagcaaggcaTTGATTGGCAGATTCCATGCCTGGTGAGGGTCCACTTCTTGGTTCCTAGACAGCCCtctcctcactgtgtcctcacatggccaaaGAAGTGAGGGTCTCTGGggtcctctttttttattttatttattcaaacaaGTATAATTCTCAAGTTATCACAAAATTTCCCCCCCCCAAATTTACAATCAGCAAAATAGCTTCCTTATTTCTCATGTATCATTTTCATATAATTCCATGGTTTCACTAATATTATATGTTACAATAAGCCTCCACTAGTCCCTCAAAACGATGATATAAATAATCAGTCTGTACAACCTAGCCTAGAGTAAAAAACTGAAACCAAGTTTCCCAACGTTTTTCATAGCAGCCGGGCACACTTTGGTGACCCCAACGAGAAACCTCTCGGCAGCAGACAGGAGCTGTTCACCTTCCGGAAGCAGGGCCTGTGGCAGCCTGACAGGGAGAGGCCATGGGGCCCCAAAACGCAACTTGTTTCAAGGCAAACCTGAGGGAGGAACTTGGTCTGGGAGGAAGAGAAAACTAGCTCCTCAACCACCCCAAACACCGGAGTGTCAGGAAAGCAGTGAGCTGTCAGGGCACACTGTCCTGCCCGGACACAGCAGCTCAGCCAGTCACAGCTCCACCTCCAGCTTCTACAGCAGCAATTTCCAGTGGGAAAGAACACCTCATCTCCCCCTCATGTGAAAGATAAAATCGTAAAGCAAAAAAATTGGTCAATGCTCGCATGAGTGGTGTCCATCCTGACCTGAGTCTCGCACTCCCTGCTGCCCCACCTGGAGCCGTGGGCTTCAGCACCTCCACAGGGACCCTGAGTCTACATTGCTCAGAACTGGCATCTGCATGACTGTGAGGTCATGCTCTGCAGCAAGGTACCACCTAAAAACCTGTGTTGATATGTGGCTTGCACTGAAAAAGTGACCATGTAACTCAGCTGGGGAAAGTTCCAGTAGTATCCATGTTTTCTTAAAAGTCCAAACTGTAAAACGTATGTGACAAGTCAAGTTTTCTATGTTAGGAGGCTGGTGGTAGCAGATCAAACCTTAGGTCTTAGAATAAGGCTTTTTGCATTAGATAATCAGAGACGAGCACTGGTTGGGAAGGAAGAACTACCCAGAAGGTCTTCCCAGGGCTTAACGGACACTTCCATTTTAAGAATGAGAGCAGCTTCCCGGGACACAGCACTCATGTCCTACATTTCTTTTCCAGGAAGATGTTTCTAGTGCTCTTCAATTGCATGTCTCCAAGAGGCAATCCCACCTCAACAGGGGTTAAAAGCAAAAACGTTCACAACCAAAGGTCACCCAACCCAACAGAAAATAGCTCTATCATTCAACCTTCACATTCTATGTTCAAGTTTCAAAGACACTGCAGGGAAAAAGTTAGATCTTGTGGAGAACTAATGTGCAATCTTCACTTTCCTTGAACCGAGTCGACATCATGGTGTTGTCTTTGGCACGTACAGTCTTTGAATAGTAGTTGATGATCTTGCCATccagtttatactgatagggaaTGCTCTCGTAGGGCTTGAGGTCAAGGTCCACCACAGACATGGAGAAAGCAAACCTGGGCCTCGATGAAGGGATGACAGGCCTTTGATCAGATCTGACATCCTGCAGACACGGGGAGAGTGCGATCATGATGGAGCAGTCCTTGGCAGTCATGGCGATGCAGTACTGCTGCACCttgaggccgaggagggtggatcacttgaggtcaggagttcgagaccagcctggccaacatggtgaaaccccatctctactaaaaatacaaaaattacctgggcatggtggcaggtgcctgtaatcccagctacttgggaggctgaggcagaagaatggcttgaactggggaggcagagcttgcagtgagcccagattatgccattgtactccagcctgggcaacaagaacgaaactcggTTTCAAAAAAAAGGTCTGTCACAGTAACGACAGACAGTCATGCGTGACATCACTCGAGAAAGGAATAAACCCACGTTTTGGCTTAATCTCTACACACAGAATTGGCCGATGGTGCTCTGCAAAGTGGTAGGTCTGAAGTCTGGTTAAATGGAGAAGGCACATAGTGTAACCACTGAGAGTGTCCAGGTCCTTGTCACAGTGAGACTCTGGTCTTTCAGattgtatctttattttatttttattttttaattttttttgagatggagtctcattgtgtcgcccaggctggagtgcagtggcgcaatctcggctcactgcaatctctgcctcccgggttcaagcgattcttctgcctcagcctcccgagtagctgggactacaggcgcacaccaccacgcccggctaacttttatatttttagtacaggcgggggtttcaccatattggccaggctgttctggaactcctgacctcatgatccacccacctcagcctcccaaaatgctgggattacaggcgtgagccactgtgcccggcccagattgTATCTTTAAACGAAGCTGTTTCACAAACTCTAAAGGTGGCTGAACAACTTCCCCACAATGAACATAGTTCTCCCCCAAAAACTCCTTCATGACATTTTTGCCAAAGTCCATTATGTGCTGCAGGTGCTGAAATATCTCTTCCGAGGTCTTCTTCCTATTTGGAGGAAACTTCAGAAAACTCAGCGAGACACAGCGCTGCACGTGTGGTAGGTACCCTCATTAATTCGCGTCCATTAGCCCCTCTTCCATGCCCTGGCGCAGCCCTGGCGCCTCGCGGGCTGGGACGCGGGAACGCGAGCTGGGGCGCGGGAACGCGAGCTGGTGGCTGCCCGCCTCGCTGGGCACCAGGCGCTGCCATCGGGAGAGGAGTGCCTGTCAGCTGCCGCCAGCCACTCGACCCTGCCGCCGCGACTCGCAAGCTGTGGCCCTTTggggcttcttttataagggcacaaatCCTATTCAtggaggctccaccctcatgacctaatcaccttccacaggccccacctcctgCTACCATCACactgagggttaggatttcaacacgtGAATGGGGCTGGGGTCACACAAACATTCACACTGGAGCACACACCTCCTtctagaaggaagaaaaggaacatCACCGGTGCTACCACCAAGAGACTTACTCCTCTGTGCACTCATTTGCCCATTCAGCAAATCTCTGATGGAGCAGGTGCCGCGctggaggccagggaggggcGGTGCAGCAAACAGAGGCCTCGGCTTTGAGGAGTCAGGCAACAGAGTACAGTCAATCCACAAACACACCAGGTAGCTTAAGTgcgaggaagagagaggaagcaggcatgaaccacagcgcCCGACccagaatgtacatttttaaagtttgctaCAGTTGTCTAGTGACCTTCCGGAAGGTCATGCTGATTTGCCCTCCACACGGCACTCTGTGGGTGTGCTTGTTTCCCTACATGCTTTCTAGTGCTATGTCCAGAAATCCATCTTCACCAGTCTTATTTTCACTGGCACTATCCAATATAGTTTAAAAAGGAGATttgggcggggcgcagtggctcacgcctgtaatcccagaactttgggaggccaaagcggatggatcacgaggtcaggagatccagactatcctggctaacacggtgaaaccctgtctctactaaaaataaagttagccgggcgtggtggcgggcgcctgtagtcccagctactcgggaggctgaggcaggagaatggcatgaacccgggaggcggggcttgcagtgagctgagatcgcgccactgcacctagcctgggggacagagcgagactctgtctcaaaaaaaaaaaaaaaaaaaaaaaaaaaaaggagatttggggccaggcacagtggctcatgcct of the Pan paniscus chromosome 14, NHGRI_mPanPan1-v2.0_pri, whole genome shotgun sequence genome contains:
- the LOC100990623 gene encoding inositol-pentakisphosphate 2-kinase-like, whose amino-acid sequence is MNRICALIKEAPKGHSLRVAAAGSSGWRQLTGTPLPMAAPGAQRGGQPPARVPAPQLAFPRPSPRGARAAPGHGRGANGRELMRVQQYCIAMTAKDCSIMIALSPCLQDVRSDQRPVIPSSRPRFAFSMSVVDLDLKPYESIPYQYKLDGKIINYYSKTVRAKDNTMMSTRFKESEDCTLVLHKI